The Larus michahellis chromosome 23, bLarMic1.1, whole genome shotgun sequence genome segment ACCATAAACCAGCCCCGGTTTCTCTGCAGTTTTCCCCTGCCCAGGCCTGGCCGCCGCTCTGGGAAAAAGCTGCGATTCCTGTCGAGCTGGCGGGGAAAGCCCCGGCGCAGGGATGCGGGGACTTTGCCTGCGGTTTGCGTGGGCGGGAGCGGCTCCGGCAAACAGGCGGCTGAGTCAGCGGACGAAGGACGGCCGCGATGCCGCCCCGGCATGTCAGGGTGCGCGGCTGCTTCCCGGCACCCCCCCCGGAGCTCTGCCACGTGAAGGGGGATCCCGGAGATGCCGCCGGGACCAGGAAGCACCAGAGGCTGGAGCAAAACCAAAGCAGGGCCTGGTGCTGCCGGGGACCATGTGCGTGACCCCGAGGTGCTCGCTGGCACAGTTTGGGGACGAGCCGGTCCCCGTGCCCCCGAGCAGCCACCGGTGCCGACTCGCTGCTCCCCAGGGTGTGAGCCCGGCTCCGGACCCGCTGCGAAGATGCTGAATTTGGGCAGTGGATCGACCCCATCCCCAGCGCGGGGACAGCGCGGGGCATCCCCCTTCGGGCAAACCCCACATTTACcatcaccgcccgcccgccccacaAACAaccggcccccgctgcccccacggTGGGTGTTTTTGGGGCGAGCTGCCACCCCCACGGGGCTGAGCCCAGCTGGGACGGGGGAGGCGGCGCTCGCTGCGGGCGCTGGACGGGCGCCCGGGCCGGCAGGCAGCAGCCGCGCAGCTGATCCCCGGCACATTCTGTCCCTGCCAGCGCCGGGACGGCCGCGAGCTTCGCGTGTCACCCTCCCCGCGGCATGGCCGCGCTGGCCCCCGCCGCTGACCCAACGCGGAGGACAACAGCCTCAAGCAAAGGCCATGGCCGCCAGGCTGGGACCCAGCatcctccagggatggggggtcCGGGGGGAGGAGAAGCCCCCCCGTGTGCTGcagaaaggggcgggggggccctGAGCTGcagtgggggggggtcccaacaCCCTACAGAGCCCTGAGCTGCAGCAGGGGGGGTCCAGCATCTTGAGGAGCCCTGAGCTGcagtgggggggtcccagcaccctgcagagccctgagctgcactggggggggggggtcccaacatcctgcagggccctgagctgcactggggggggtcccaacACCCCCGTGCCTGAAGCAGAGGGGTCCCACGCTTTGGGGGCTgaagggcaaaaaggaaaagagagcagagcagagccgggggggggtgggggggtggcgttTCCATGCCCCTCGCAAGGAGCAGGTTTTGCCGGGTGgtctgggaagcattttccgacGCGCAGGGCCAAGAGCTATAAATACTGCCGGCACTGTAATTGCATAACGCAACCCCTGCCCGGCAGCGGGTCTCTGTGCCGTGGCCCCGCCGGCATCGCCGCACATGGCACGGGGCCGCCCgggcccagcagccccccgggcagcccccccaTGCCTCGACCCCCCCGTGTGCCAATGAGCAGAACAGTCCGGGCCGTTCCACAAGGACTTTGGAGCCTGGGAAGATAAACAGCAGAAGGTTGGAGGGAGCACCGGCGGCACTGCCAGCGGTTGTGAAAGCACTGTCGGGGGGGGGTCTGCGCCTCCCCCCAGGCTCCGAATATCCAGACGGGGTATTTTTAGCCCCTCCGGGATTCAGGAGCTGGCAAGAGACCCAAGAGCGGCCGTGCCCCCCCGGCCGCCTTGCTGTGCTACTGTCCGGCTTTACAAGAAAAACCTGGAGGCATTCGCAAGAATTTCTGCTGGAAAGATCCCTCCCACGTGGGGGCCGGGAGCGGTGCCCACCGGTGTTGGGTTCCCTGGCCCGGCATGGCCTGTCCCCCGGCCGTCACCGTCACGGCATGACGTGCTTTCCCAGAACGACGCAGCGGGACGGATGAGCTGCTCGGCGGCTCGGCTCCCCCTCCGGCCCTGGGAATAAGCATCCCCTTGTGCGGCCGGGGCAGGTGATCGGGGTCTGACCGACACCCCCCGGCCATCTCTGCTGCTCGGCGTTTGCCAGCACAGAATGGAGCCCTTGTGCCGTGCCGTGGCATGGTGGGGGCTGGCTGCACACCAGCTCCGGGGGGGCCGATCACAGGGTTTTCTTCGGAGGCTTCTTTAAccaggggggctgcagcaccGCTGTTTGCACCCTTTGATGTCACCAAAACGCCCCCAACGCAGCACCGGCCGCCGCGACCGCCAGCGGCAACTCTGGGAGTGCATATCCCCTACCGGGGACGCAAACAAACGCTTTGTGAGGCGGGTTAATCCTCTTCCGAGGAAGACTCCTTGGTGGATGCCAAATAAAAATCGGATTTGAATAAAGGTTGGAGGAGAACCGGGCTCTCACCGGCAGCCGCAGGGCCGGGTTATCCGGCCGGGCTGTGGCCGAGCGCCCACCCCACCATGGCAGCACGTGCCCCAAGGCAGCCGCGGCCCTGAGCAGCtcagcaaacaacagaaaaaaaacacacccaaaagcgaggggggaaaaaaaacacattccattggcaatattttttaaacagcCCGGTCTGCGGAAGACATAACTAAGGCCCTGACTCAAGCCCTGTTTGCACGCGCCCAGATTTGCTGTGCTTAGCAGAGATGTGGAGCGCAGAAATGCcaccaaaaaccccaaatccccagCAAGGAAGCGAGCGTGGAAAAAGACAACGGGATCGTTCGCAGCCCTGCTAAGGTGGTGACGGGAAAAGGGCCAAACCCGCACAGAGGTGGAGGAGCCGGAGGCACGGTGCAGAGCATCACTCCGTGCTCACTGGGGGACCCCgacacccgggcagggcaggggggctccaaTCCCCTCCCCAACCCCTGCCGCGACCCAGTTAATCCCAGTGGTGCAGACTGGGCGCAGGGTGGAGCTGGGCGCCAAGGGGGCGatgaaggaaggggagggagtgCTGCGGCTCCGACATCCCGACAGCCACGTGAGCTGCACGGCTCCGGGCAATGGGAAGCAGAAAGAGCGCAATGGAAAAAACATCCAGGCAACATCTGGgtttaaagaatttatttcagagaaaaattccCCAACAAGAAGTCGTACAAAAAGGATAATCGGAGACAAAGAGTGGTCATTACAAAAGTGTTCacagatacaaaaagaaaaaaaaaaaaagtcatctgagCAATCCCCGGCGTGCAAAGCGCGGCCCAGCGCGGAGGCTAAGGCACTCTTGGCTTTGGTTGTGCGCGGGGCGcgagcagccccacgggcaggaTTGTCTCAGTGAGGGAATGCAAAGGTCCTCAGCACCCAAACTCTGCTCGGGCGGCGCCGGAGCTGAGCGGGGTCAGCCCCCGGCACGCACGCTCCAACGGTCCCGGCCGCGGCACCCGGCTCTCCACCTCCCCACCGCTGAGCGCAGGTTGTGTGTGTTCCCACCGCGCCGGGGCCACCCCCCCTCTGCGGGCACAGGATCGAGCCCATCCTCAGCAGGACTCCTGGCCCCAAAGGACCTATTTCAACTCCACATCTCCCATCAGCGCGCGTGCCTGACACCAGCCTCGCACCGGGCTTCCTTCCCATCTCCTTGGCCACCAGGGAGAcgccgcagccccagctccaACACCCCCGTGGTGGTACCGCGCTTTGGGGGTCGGTTTTCAGCCCCGTCACGGGGGAGGCACCAGCCCACCGCGCAGGTTTGGTGCTGGCGTACAGGAACCAGCTTTCCTGTTCTTGAGAAACGGCACTAAAATGCTGCCGCAGATCACAGATTCGTCCCCCAAGTCCTCTGCCCCGGCAACAGCCCACGGAAGCCTTTACAGCTCCGGCAGACCAGCTCAGGCCATTCCCCCTGCAGGCATCACCAGGCTCGCGGCAAAGCTTATCAGCAGCGGACGAAGTCTCTGCTTCATCTGACCAGGAAAAGGCCCTTCCCTTCCTTAGGGAACTGCAGTCCTGGTGAGCTACTGCAGGAGAACGGCCGCACCTGCATCACCATCGGACTCCAACCCCGAGCAAGGCTACAATATTCTCTAGTAATCCTGAGAGACACCTCCAAGCTCCTGTTTTCTGTGACAGGAGTTGCCAGAGCCCAGCCCCTGCAGGCAAGGGGAGAGCAAATACCCCCGCTTTGTACCCCAAAATCCTGGGGCGGTTATTAACCCTCCGCGTCCTGCCCAACCACACACGGAGCCGCTCCGCACCGCGGGGTCTCACGTGTTCTCCTCCCACGCACGAGCCCAGGACACCACGCTTGGTGCCGGTCCGTGGGACAGTCACGACGAGAGCAGCCGGGGGCAGTGCGCGGAGCCGGGGTCTTGGCGCGGCGGGAGCTCTGGTCTCACGGCCGCCGCGGACCCATTTTTCCAGACCGAAGTGCTGTGAGGGTGCAAGCGTTCATCCCAAAGGATCGCCATGCTGTCAACCGCATCCGATGCGCTTCTCTCAACAGGTCATGCAGCGCGGACGGATGTTGTCTGAAGGGGGGTTTGGATCAATCTGCAAAGCCAAGTTTAGGGTCAAAAACCTCAGCAGTGGGCACATCCCAGCCATCTCCACCAGACATCCCAGCCTGGGGGGATTTGTTACCTCTGAATAGAGCGGAGGTGGTCGGAAGCGAAACTCCTGGATGTAGGCGAAGAATGGACCTTCCAGGATGCCGCCGAGTTCACTGCGGCacggtggagccaggctctgctcgGCCTCCGGGCTGGACACCACCGCCGAGTATTCAGGGGGagctggagagagaagggaggcATCAGGGAATAGCAAACACTCTCCACTGATGGGAGACGTGCAGGCAAAAAGGGCTTAAAATCCAGTATTTCCCAAACCCTCCCAGTCCCCAGGGAGGGAACCCAGAAGATGCAGCACCACAACcagaaaaaattaagcaaaaaagcaaaagttgGTCCTGGAGCAAGAGACGAGGTTGAGAACTTGCTCTGACCCTCGCTGTCGGAGCGGGATGGACTGGGGGGGTTTGGAGCACCCTGACAGGTCCCGGGAGAGGGGGATGCTCACCCTCCGGCTGCTCTGGGATGGTGCTCAGCCAGTCCAGGTTGACGCTGTACTGGCTGCTGACGCTGGACGTGCGGCTCCCGAACGGGTGCAGCGGGATCGTTCCGATGACAAGTGGCAGTTCAAGGAGCAGCTTGGACGTCCCAGGAATGTCCACACAAACCTTCAgagaagggaggcaggagggaagctTAGCTGTTGGCGTTTTCCCAGGCCAGAGGGGCAGATATGTCCCCAGGGCACTGGCTCGAGctggccaggagggaattcttgCGGTGGGACGCAAAGGGAGATGGAAACGTTCCTGCACGAGCCCTCCCGCTGCGCATGAGGGGTAATGGGGAGAGCACGCAATGGGGCAACGGGGAGAACCCAAGACCCCGTACAAATCACCAGCCCCAAAATCTCTGCCCCAGCCAAAATCAGACACAATGAGCACAgctctggggagaagggggacacTCAACATGGAGCTGAGCCACCTCCCCGCGAGGCCCCTCACCTTCAGGGAGTATTCCACCTGGATGATGCGGCACTGGAGGATGGATGGACCCACCGGCGGGATCTTCAGCGCCCGCCCGTGCCACACTTCCCGCTTCCCCGCTGCAATGGAGTCACCAACGATGCTGGTCACCACTGACTTCTTCTGCTTCTTGGTGCCCCGAGCGATGAAGGTCTGAGTCTGGATGATGGCCGCCTTGGGCACCACCGCTCGGCTTGTGCAGTTGTCGATCTCAGCAAAGATAGGGATGACCTCACCTACCAAAACAGATGCACATGTTGGAAGAGGGGAGACGGAGCCCGGTCCTGCCTCAAGGAACGGCTGCGTAGGATCACCGAGGGGTGGTCGTGCTACCCAGCACCGCAGGCACAAGGTTTAGTCCAGCGGGAGCGTGTCCCGAGGAGGCCGCCCACATCAGGTGCACGCACTAAAGCTCTCTGACTGATTTCGTGCCAGAAGTCGAGAGCCCAGCTCACAGCGACCCCAAATCCCCTCCCGCTGGGGTCTACCCCAGGGCCCGCAGAGGCTCACGGACACCAGCTCATCATCTTACCTGGGGTGTAGCCTTTTCGGTCTATCTTGGCAGTCACGGAAACCTGGCCACGATTGCAGTACCAGGCACGAGCAAGCTTCTCCTTAGCACCGGCCTGGGgagcctggagaaagggaaacaTTTAAGCTATTTAATAAGAAAGGATGAAACTCCCAAACAAGCACCTCCCTGGCACCGAGAACCTGCTGGGGAGCATCAGCAACTTCTTAGGTATCTGATGCAAGATGCTGTCGCAACGCATTGAAGTTTCCAAAAAGTAAGAGACACAGAGgacccctgcccagcccaggtaACGCTGGGGGGCACAAGTTACAGGGGGCAAATATTCCCTCTGGAAATCAGGCCTGCATTGTAATGCTGGAGGGGAGACAGACACCTTCCCCGTGGGCTTCCCATGGACTTTTCAGGTGCCGCTGCCCCGGGGCGGAGCAGGGGGGGCTCACCAGCAGCGCAGGCGTGTTGATGTCGATGGGTTCAATCACAGTGAACTCCTTCTTCACCTTCTTCACTGTCGACCAGGGTCTGTGCAGTTTGGCTTTCACCCAGTAGCGCACGCTGCCGTGCTTCCCCTCGAAGGAGGTAGCCAGGGTCCTGCGTATAAACAACGGGTATTTAGAAGGgctttgctgaaaaaaaccctccttttcGAGGcgccctgtcccctctcccagcacctgTATCACGCACCAAGCGGCTCTTCTCCCTCTTTATGAAGGCAACAACAAAATGTCAACTTACTCGGGGAGCTGGAAGGTGAAGGGGAACTCGTGCCTTCCTGCCTGCAGGACGGTGACCT includes the following:
- the ARRDC2 gene encoding arrestin domain-containing protein 2 isoform X1, with the translated sequence MIFDRLKRFSIVLEGTERDGPAAFSPGQAVSGRVVLELAAAARLGALRLRAMGAARVHWTESRSAGSSTAYTQSYSDQVEFLSHRDTLLAPPDNGEVTVLQAGRHEFPFTFQLPETLATSFEGKHGSVRYWVKAKLHRPWSTVKKVKKEFTVIEPIDINTPALLAPQAGAKEKLARAWYCNRGQVSVTAKIDRKGYTPGEVIPIFAEIDNCTSRAVVPKAAIIQTQTFIARGTKKQKKSVVTSIVGDSIAAGKREVWHGRALKIPPVGPSILQCRIIQVEYSLKVCVDIPGTSKLLLELPLVIGTIPLHPFGSRTSSVSSQYSVNLDWLSTIPEQPEAPPEYSAVVSSPEAEQSLAPPCRSELGGILEGPFFAYIQEFRFRPPPLYSEIDPNPPSDNIRPRCMTC
- the ARRDC2 gene encoding arrestin domain-containing protein 2 isoform X3 — encoded protein: MVAALAVRSQDNGEVTVLQAGRHEFPFTFQLPETLATSFEGKHGSVRYWVKAKLHRPWSTVKKVKKEFTVIEPIDINTPALLAPQAGAKEKLARAWYCNRGQVSVTAKIDRKGYTPGEVIPIFAEIDNCTSRAVVPKAAIIQTQTFIARGTKKQKKSVVTSIVGDSIAAGKREVWHGRALKIPPVGPSILQCRIIQVEYSLKVCVDIPGTSKLLLELPLVIGTIPLHPFGSRTSSVSSQYSVNLDWLSTIPEQPEAPPEYSAVVSSPEAEQSLAPPCRSELGGILEGPFFAYIQEFRFRPPPLYSEIDPNPPSDNIRPRCMTC
- the ARRDC2 gene encoding arrestin domain-containing protein 2 isoform X2, coding for MQPPGRLRSLAVELEDGRVWGAYGSGELLHGRVQLELRGALRLRALEVCARGRAAVHWLESRSVGLNTIYRDYTAYQTFLYRRCQLIPDNGEVTVLQAGRHEFPFTFQLPETLATSFEGKHGSVRYWVKAKLHRPWSTVKKVKKEFTVIEPIDINTPALLAPQAGAKEKLARAWYCNRGQVSVTAKIDRKGYTPGEVIPIFAEIDNCTSRAVVPKAAIIQTQTFIARGTKKQKKSVVTSIVGDSIAAGKREVWHGRALKIPPVGPSILQCRIIQVEYSLKVCVDIPGTSKLLLELPLVIGTIPLHPFGSRTSSVSSQYSVNLDWLSTIPEQPEAPPEYSAVVSSPEAEQSLAPPCRSELGGILEGPFFAYIQEFRFRPPPLYSEIDPNPPSDNIRPRCMTC